The genomic interval GATGTTCAATTTTAAAGTCATCCTTGTACCTGGCATTTACATAGGCTTTGTATAAAAGCTGGAACAAATCTTTATCTTTTCGAGTACTGAAGGGATGTGCATCATATAATTTAGGGGCGCATTGCCGTGTGAAGCGCAGTAACCTTCTCAGGTTATGGGTGACGTAGTTATGACCGGTGAGAGCATAAAGAATCGCGCGAAGGCAATGCTCGGCAGCCTGGTGAAGCATAAAAGCTGCAATATCTGCCACTCGTATTTGTGAAAAATGACCGGCTCCATCCAGGAATAACCGGGCGATACGAAATGTTTTATAAAAATCTTCCTGGGCTTTGATTTTCATAACTTCTAGATTGGTAATAATGCTAATCGGTAGCGGGAACCGACCGTCATCATACACCATGTTTTCTGTAGTGCACACCAGTGAATAAAATATATGCCCTTCTCTAATCAGCCTGTAAATTTCGACTGCTTTGGAAAAACTGATCATAACATCAGCAATATCCTTGCAGGCAGTTTCAATGGTTTCCTGAAGTTCTTTATGTGGTTGCTGTGACTTTCCGGGTAGCAAAATCAGTAGATCATATTGGGAAGCATGGCCAGCGTTGTCGTTTCCCCGAGCATCCAGCAGGAATATCTTTTCAGCCTCCGTTACTTTAACAATAATGTCAATAATCCTTTCAAGCGGATCTCCTTCCGGTTGCAGTACTTCAGGGGTGAGTGGAATGATAGGTGTTTCTGTTTTTGTATCATCTTCAGTATCTATTGGCCCTACGGATTCATTTCCAAGGATTAGCCAGGCCGCTTCAATCAGCTTTTCAATATTATCGTGCAGGGTGACATATTCCAGGGCCTCCACATCTTCTGCACGTAGCGCATCGGTTAGCCATTCCTTGAGGCATAATCGGATATCTGAAAGCGTATACCAGGTGAAGAATTCTTTCAGGATATGACGAGGATTGTTTATTTCATTACAGGTGAGCCTAAAAGGTTGTTGGTGCCATGCTGGCCAATTGGATAGTATTCGCTTGTTTAATGGAGTGTTCATTTGGAAAAGTTTAAAGGTGAATGCGTATGGGTGGAAAACGGGCGGTTAGCCTCTATGGGCAATAAAGCATTGTTTCAGTTATGAGGATGATAGCTGATTACGGATATGCTTAAAAAATCAGAGAATTAGAAGATAGTCAACTCAGTTATAACGGAGTGTGAGGCTTTCCTGGGGGAATAACTTGTAAAGGCGTAGAAAATGTCGTTAAGAAGCTTATATGCTTTGTGTAAGTAAAGGCAGATGTTTGTTTGACAGGTAGTATTGAGCAATGCATATAATTGCATTTGAATCAAAGGGAAATTAGGTGCACTTGTAAAGACTACCTTGCAGGGAGTGAAATAAAATTGCGTGGGTTAGTCCTTATCGATTCTGAAGGGCTGCGACACCCCAAATCACGAATAAGAACGCCCACGCAATAGCGTGAGCGATTTACTTATTTCTCGTGATTTTTGAAAGGTCGCAGTTTTCAGAATCGAGAATAAAGCAAACACGCTTAAAATATCTTATGTGTTCGCAAAAATAGAGTCTAGTTATCTAACTATCGTCAATAAGTTGTTTTAGTGTAAATGCCATATTGAGCTTAAAGATAAACATTGGTTATTAAATAACCAACAATAGCTTATTAATAACCAATATTGATAATTTAAAAAATACCTAATAATTTGCTAGTCAACCTTATAGAATAAACGATGGCAAAAAAGGAGAAAGTTAATTTAAACAGGCTCAGGATTGTACTGGCTGAAAAGAATAAAACCAACAGGTGGTTAGCTGATCAATTAGGGGTAACTGAAGGTACTGTATCCAAATGGGCTACCAATACACATCAACCTTCTCTTGAAACACTTTATCAGGTTTCTTTATTGTTCAAAATAGATATACATGAGTTGATTGAGTCGACGATCCCTAAAAAGTGAAGTTATACAGCTTATACTTGATGAGTAAATTCATAACTTGAAAGTTATTTTTAATTTATAATGGCAAAACAAAAAGGAAAAACAGAAGAACCGGTAGAAAAGCAGTCGCTTGGAAAGCTCGAAGCGTCGCTTTGGAAAGCAGCCGATAAGCTACGTAAAAATATCGATGCTGCAGAATACAAACACATTGTATTAGGTCTCATATTCCTAAAATATATCTCCGATGCTTTTGAGGAATTGTACGCGAAACTGAAAGCGGATGAAGCTAACGGCGCAGATCCTGAAGACAAAGACGAATACAGGGCTGAAAACGTGTTTTTTGTACCCAAGGAAGCTCGCTGGGCGTTCCTCCGCTCCAAAGCTAAGTTGCCAGAAATTGGTAAGTTCGTTGATTCGGCCATGGATGCCATTGAAAAGGAAAACAATTCATTAAAAGGTGTTTTGCCCAAAGTATTTGCTCGCCAGAACCTGGACCCAACTAGTTTGGGCGAACTGATTGACTTGGTGGGTAATATTGCCCTTGGCGATGTAAAAGCCCGAAGTGCCGATGTGTTAGGACATGTATTTGAATATTTCCTGGGTGAGTTTGCCTTAGCTGAAGGTAAGAAGGGCGGACAGTTCTATACACCACGTAGCGTGGTTGAGTTATTGGTAGAAATGCTGGAGCCCTATAAAGGTCGCGTGTTTGACCCTTGTTGCGGTTCTGGCGGTATGTTTGTTCAGTCTGAAAAATTTGTGGCTGACCATCAAGGGAGAGTAAACGATATTTCCATATACGGTCAGGAAAGTAACCAAACAACCTGGCGACTGGCGAAGATGAACCTGGCCATCCGAGGCATCGACAGTTCACAGGTAAAATGGAATAGCGAAGGTTCTTTTCTCAACGATGCCCATAAAGACCTAAAAGCAGATTACATCATAGCCAACCCACCATTTAACGTGAGTGATTGGGGGGGCGAGTTGATGCGTACCGATGGCCGCTGGCAATACGGTGTGCCTCCCGTAGGTAATGCCAATTTTGCCTGGTTGCAACATTTCATTTACCATCTTTCGCCTTCCGGCCAGGCGGGGGTAGTGCTGTCCAAGGGAGCTCTTACCTCCAAAACGAGCGGCGAAGGAGATATTCGAAAAGCATTAGTCGAAGCTGGTTTAATCGATTGCATTGTAAATCTGCCTGCTAAGCTCTTCCTCAATACGCAGATACCTGCTGCCCTCTGGTTCTTGGGTCGCAATCGTAAGAACGGTAAGTACCGCAACCGCAATCAGGAAATTCTTTTTATCGATGCACGCAACCTCGGACATCTAATCAATCGCCGTACACGCGAGCTTTCGCTTGAGGACATACAAAAAATTGTCGAGACGTATCATAATTGGCGTAATCCTAAGGGTAAATATGAGGATATACCCGGCTTCTGCGCCTCAGCACTTATAGATAAGGTAAGATCTCTGGATTATGTACTCACCCCTGGGCGCTATGTAGGGTTACCTGATGAGGAAGACGACTTCAACTTTAACGAACGCTTCAATGTCCTCAAAGTCGAATTGGAATTGCAGTTGAAAGAGGAAGTACGATTAAATAAAATTATTGCTGATAACCTTTTAAAGATTCAGACGAATGAATGAGTGGAAGGAGTATAAATTAGGAGAAATTTTAAATCTTATTACAAAAGGAACAACTCCTCCAAAAGGCGTTGGCTTTGTTGACAAAGGAATAAATTATATCAAATCCGACGCTATTGGTTATGATCGAAAATTTGACAAGTCGAAAATTGTGCAAATAGACAATAAGACTCATGAAAAATTTAAAAGGTCACAATTAGCTGAAGACGATATATTATTTTCAATGGCTGGTATTTATTTAGGAAAAAATGCAATAGTACCAAAGGATATTTTGCCTGCTAATACCAATCAAGCCCTTGCTATACTTAGAATTAATCAAGAAATAGCTTCCCCATCTTATGTCAGCTTATATCTAAGTCAGCAGAACGTTGTTGAATTTGTAAATAATATGTCGGGCCAGTCAGCGCAACCCAATTTAAATTTTGAAGAAATTAAGAGTATAGAAATACAATTACCTTCCCTTCCAGAACAAAAAGCCATTTCCTCTATTCTCAACAGCTTAGACGACAAAATTGAACTACTGCATCGCCAGAACGCTACCCTGGAAAAAATGGCTGAAACGCTATTCCGGCAGTGGTTTGAGGTGGAGGCTAAGGAGGATTGGGAAGATACGACGCTTCAACAACATACAGATACTGTTAGGGGACTTAGCTATAAAGGAAGTGGATTGGCTGAAATTGGCAAGGGGTTACCGATGCATAATCTTAATTCCGTTAATGAAGGGGGAGGATACAAATATGAAGGTATAAAATTTTACACTGGTGAATATAAAGACCGGCATATTATATTCCCCGGTGAAATCATAGTAACAAATACAGAGCAGGGACATGAATTCAGATTAATAGGGTTTCCTGCTATTGTGCCGAATTCGTTTGGCAATAAAGGGCTTTTTAGTCAACATATTTATAAATTAGTGCCTAAGGAAGATTCATATTTATCAAGGCAATACATTTATTACTTGTTACTGAGTTCTAATATGAGAGAGCAAATCATTGCCGCTACCAATGGATCAACAGTTAACATGCTTGCAATTGATGGCTTACAAAGACCTGAATTTAAATTACCGCCACAATCTTTAGTTAAGAAATTTACTGAGATTGTATCAAAGTATTGGGAAAAGAAAGATTTAAATCAAACCCAAATCCGCACCCTCACTGCTCTGCGTGACGCCTTGTTACCAAAGTTAATGAGCGGAGAAGTAAGAGTTCAAATAAATTAAAATGGCAAAAATAACTCCTGAAAATATTGAGTTGTATTGTGTAAGGGCAGATTTCGGCACGTATACTCGACAGTTTATAGAAGGTAGTTATGTAGCGATTGGTTGGCTGGTAGAATATAATTTATCTGAAATAAAAAGCCGGGATGAGCTATATCCATTATACAAATCAACATATCCCAAGGATACTAGCAATGTAGTGGTTGGGCAGCAGGTAGGCCAGATAGCAAGGTTTCTTTTGGAAATAAAAGCTGGCGATTATGTGATTACACCTGCTCAAAATACAGAGTACATTTATTATGGCATTATAGATGAAAATGCTTATTACTTTTCCGATGGTGCAGATGGCTGTCCTTATTTACACCGCAAGAAAGTAAAGTGGAACAAAGAACCCATCCAAAGAAGTCAGTTTTCCGTTCCTTTCCAAAATACTATTCGGTCATCCCTCACAGTTTTTTATATTAGTCATAAAAAGAACTTCTTTAGTACTATTGGTAAGCCGGAACTGGTACCAGAAAGCGAAAAAAAAATCGAATTCGACTATTATACATCTATATTAAATCGCATTCTTGAATTAGACGATAAAGAGTTTGAAATCCTGATAACTCATATTCTCAATGCCTTAGGATTTGAAGGCTCTGAGCATCAAGGTAAAGTAGGGGATGGTGGGGTGGATGCCACAGGTGAACTTAATGTGGCTAATATGGCTAAAATCAAACTTTTTGTTCAGGCTAAGCGGTACAAGTTAGGGTCAAGAATTAACGCCAATGTAGTAAAAGCGTTGCGGGCCAATATTCCAGCAGGCGGCCAGGGCGCATTCATTACCACTGCAGATTTTCAAAAGCAGGCAAAGGATATAGCTGTAGAACAGGGCTTCCCTAGAATAGGATTAATTAATGGTCCTCAATTGGTAGATATTTTGGCTGAGCATTGGGGCGAAATACCGGTTGAATTTAAAGTAAAACTAAACCTAAAAATTGGACTGGTACCTAACTAATGGATAAGTTGAAAAAAGTCATAGAGCAATATGGACGTTGGTCGGAGCTAACAATTCTTATTTTAAGGATTGAGGCGCATATCGAATCCGATTTTAGCAATTCTCTCGAAAATGCTAAATCACTTCTGGAAACAATCGGAAAAGAAATTTGTACTTTAAAAGGTCACACGTTAAATCCTAATTCGACAATAAATGGAGTTTTAAAAAATGCGTTTTCTGTTTTGGGTTATAGTAATACGAACTTGGTAAATCAAATTTCTTCAGCATTGGCGACTATTGGTCAACAAGTTGGAGAGCTAAGGAATGAAATTGGTATCACGTCTCATGGTAGATCCTTAGCAGAAATCAGGGAAAGAAATAACCGTGTAAATATTCTGACCAGGGAATTCTTGATAAATACAGTCGAAATTATCTCCTGCTTCTTAATCCGGAGTTTTGAAAATGAGAATCCGAGACAACCCAATGAGGCTACGGAAAATGCTGTCAACTATTTGGAAGCAGAAGATTTTAACGAATTTTGGGATGATGCATTTGGTGAGTTTCAAATGGGGACATATTCCTACGCAGCAAGCGAGATTCTGTTTAACGTAGATAAACAGGCATATATTAATGAATACAATTCCTTTACACAAGGCGAAACTACCGAAGAATGACCAGGATTACCGAAAATAGTATAGAAGCCTATGCCATTGAGTTGCTGGATAGATGTGGCTACGAGTACATCTATGCCCCCGACATTGCTCCCGATAGTGAAACACCTGAAAGAAGCAATTTTGAACAAGTATTGCTTATAGAGCGTCTGCAACAGGCTGTCCGTAAGATCAATCCTTACATTCCTCCTGATGCACAGCAAGAAGCCCTCCGTGAAATACAACGAATTACTTCACCCGAATTGATAGCTAATAACGAGGCTTTTCATCGCCTGCTTACCGAAGGTATTCCCGTTACAAAATGGGTGGACGGCGAAGACCGGGGCGACAGGGTTTGGCTTATTGATTTCAATAACCCGTATAATAATGAATTTGTAGTAAGTAACCAGTTTACCATTATAGAAAATGGTCAAAATAAACGGCCGGATGTATTGCTTTTTGTAAACGGTATTCCTCTGGTGGTGATGGAGCTGAAGAATGCAGCAGATGAAAATGCTACCATTCAGTCGGCCTTCCGGCAAATGGAAACATATAAAAAGGCGATTCCTTCTTTATTCACATACAACGGTTTTATAATAATATCTGATGGACTGGAAGCCCGCACAGGTTCACTATCGGCCGGCTTCAGCCGATTTATGGCTTGGAAATCTGCGGATGGCAAAGCCGAAGCTTCCCACCTGGTAAGCCAATTGGAAACGCTTATTATGGGGATGCTGAACAAGGAAGCTTTGATCGATTTAATCAGGCATTTCATTGTTTTTGAAAAATCGAAAAAGGAAGACTCGGCTACTGGAATCACTACCATTTCTACTGTTAAGAAACTAGCTGCTTACCACCAATATTATGCGGTGAATCGGGCAGTGGAATCTACCATAAGAGCCTCGGGGCTTTTACAGGATGAAATGTCTTCACTCAATTTGGTGGAGGAACCTCCGGAAAGCTATGGTATACCAAGTGTGAAGAATCAGCCAGTAGGTGACAGAAAAGGAGGGGTGGTATGGCACACGCAGGGGAGTGGCAAATCGTTATCCATGGTGTTTTATACTGGCAAAATAGTGCTGGCTATGCACAACCCAACCGTGCTGGTGATCACCGATCGCAATGACCTGGACGACCAGTTATTCGACACCTTTGCCGCATCCAAGCAATTATTGAGGCAGGAGCCTGTACAAGCTGAAGATCGGAATCACCTGAAAGAGTTGCTGAAAGTAGCATCCGGCGGGGTTGTCTTTACCACCATTCAAAAGTTTCAGCCCGAAGAGGGGAATGTATATGAGTTACTTTCCAACAGAAGGAATATTATAGTTATTGCCGATGAAGCACATCGAACACAATATGGCTTCAAGGCCAAAACGGTGGACGCTAAGGACTATCAGGGTAAAGTCACAGGGAAGAAAATAGTGTATGGCTTTGCTAAATACATGCGCGATGGGTTACCCAATGCCACCTATCTTGGCTTTACCGGAACGCCGATTGAAAATACAGATGTCAATACTCCTGCCGTTTTTGGCAATTATGTAGACATTTACGATATCGCACAGGCTGTTGAAGATGGCGCTACCGTAAGGATATTCTACGAAAGTCGATTGGCTAAAGTAAATCTGAGCGAAGAAGGCAAAAAACTGGTAGATGAACTGGACGAAGATCTAGACCAGGAAGACCTTAGCCAAACTCAAAAAGCTAAAGCCAAATGGACACAACTAGAAGCACTGATAGGTAGCCAGAACCGCCTCAACAATATAGCTAACGATATCATAAATCACTTTGAACAGCGACAATCAGTTTTTGAAGGAAAGGGTATGATCGTATCTATGAGCCGAAGAATTGCCGCAGAACTATATTCAGCTATTATAAAACTAAGGCCAGAATGGCATTCCGAGGATCTAAATAAAGGTGTGATAAAAGTAGTGATGACTTCTTCTTCGTCAGACGGTCCGGAAATCTCCAAACACCATACTACTAAGGAACAGCGGAGAAGACTTGCGGAGCGCATGAAAGAGCCTGATGATGAGCTGAAATTGGTCATTGTGCGTGATATGTGGCTCACAGGTTTCGATGCCCCAAGCATGCATACCCTGTACATTGATAAACCCATGAAAGGGCATAATCTGATGCAGGCCATTGCCAGGGTTAACCGCGTGTACAAAGACAAGCCCGGTGGTTTGATTGTAGATTACCTGGGGATAGCGGCTGATTTGAAAAGAGCGCTCTCCTTTTATGCAGATGCAGGCGGTAAGGGCGATCCCGCTACGGTGCAGGAACAGGCTGTGCATCTGATGCTGGAAAAAATTGAAGTAATCTCCCAAATGTACCATGGCTTTGCTTACGAAAATTATTTTGAAACGGATACTTCTGGAAAGCTGTCTCTTATCCTGGCTGCCGAGGAACATATCTTGGGATTGGAGAATGGCAAAAAACGGTACATAGATGAAGTTACCGCATTAAGCAAAGCCTTTGCCATCGCTATTCCACATGATCAAGCTCTCGATGCTAAAGATGAAGTAGCATTTTTCCAGGCTGTGAAAGCCCGCCTAGTAAAATTTGACAGTACCGGATCTGGAAGAACAGATGAAGAAATTGAAACAACTATTAGACAGGTAATAGACCAGGCACTGGTATCGGAACAGGTAATTGATGTATTCGACGCAGCAGGAATAAAGAAACCTGATATTTCTATTCTGTCAGAAGAATTCATGCTGGAATTGAAGGGAATGGAACATAAGAATATAGCATTGGAAGTGCTCAAGAAGTTATTGAACGATGAAATAAAATCGCGTGCTAAAAAGAACCTGGTGAAAAGCCAGACATTAATGGAGATGTTGGAACTATCCATTAAAAAGTACCACAATAAAATTCTTACTGCCGCCGAAGTGATTGAAGAACTTATTAAGCTGAGTAAGGATATTGTTCAAATGGACAATGAAGCGAAACAGATGGGGCTTTCTGACTTTGAATATGCATTTTACACTGCTGTAGCCAATAATGACAGCGCCCGCGAGTTGATGCAACAGGACAAGCTTCGCGAACTGGCCGTAGTGCTTACAGAAACTATACGTCAAAATGCTACCATCGACTGGACGATCAAGGAAAGTGTAAAAGCCAAACTAAAAGTAGCAGTGAAGCGTATTTTAAGGAAATATGGTTACCCTCCGGATATGCAAATGCTGGCTACAGAAACGGTTTTAAAGCAAGCGGAAATGATTGCGAATGAGTTGACGAATAAAGAACATTAAAAGAGAAATTCTACTCCAAAATCTATAAACAATATAATATGCATCCAGAATGGTATGGGAAAAATTATGGTAGCACTCATTTTGGAATAGCACGGAAGAATAAAACGTTTTATGTTAGGGAATATAACCCAGATGAAACGATTCCTGGGGATATTATATTACCTCAGCCTTTACATGATAATATAGCTGACAGAATGAAACCTTCTGTTTTCTACCCGAAAAACACCATAAAATTTGAATGGAAAGCCTCTTGGGGTTATTATGAGTTTCATTATTTGACTATATATTACAAAGAGATTCCTGTTCAATTTATTAATATAGCTACACCTGAAATAGTACTTCAGTATCTACTTGAGTATGTCGAAATTGATGAAATAGAAGTTTTGCGAAGACAAGTAATGTTTTTGCAAAACAAGTTACATAAAACAGAAGTATCGCTTACGGAGTACAAAACAAAATTTCAGACGGTAGATAAACTACATAAAGAATTATTGAATTCTCTGAAAAATAATACCTATTTCAAATGATTTCTAGCAGTTAACTGAAACTGTATTTCTAACTAAGGGCCAATACCTAAAAATATGTGAGTATTGAGCATAGGTATATTTAAAGGAGTTGAATATGCTGGATAATTTTTGACAATTATTAACCATTGCAACTTTCTAATGGAAATACAAAATATACTTAATGCTGCTAATGTAAACGTCCAAAAGCTTGAAAAAGGGTTGAAGCACATTGGGCTTACTTTATCCAGCTTTGATAGTGTTGCGGAAGAACAGGTTTCAGGTCTTATAGAGTTATTTAAAATAGCAGTTGATATTGATCCAAAGACAACAGCCAAGTTTACTAAAATGGATCTCAGGTCAAAACTTGAAAAGGTTTTAAAAGGCCAACGAATAAATCATAATAATCATATTGTTGACACAAAAGAAGCAACTGTAAAAGAGGTTGTTGCAAATGAGCAAATTAAGAAACCGCGACTAAATGTAAAACTTGATTCAAAAGACATTAATGCAGCTAAGAAAATAAAACTTGGAAAGGTTAAGTTTTTTGATCATCGGGTGAACAATTTTGGAATTATTGTTGGAATAGATGATGCTATTGAATGTCATGTGTCACCAACAAATATATTAACTCCACCCATAAATGATGATGATATTGTGGCTTATGAGCCAGTACTGAATAGGGATGGAAAATATAGGGCAGCAAGAGTATCTAAAAATATTCCTGTTTTTATATTCAATAAAGAGTCTTCGCAAATTTCTTATGCTTATCCACTTTTTGATAATCATTTAGAGAAAGAAATTACTTTAACAGGGAAGTATGAAACTGGATTTGCAACTGTAAGAGCAAAATACTATCGTGCGTCAAGTTGGAAAATTTCAGTTGTGCCTTCTGAAAATATTCCAAAAGCAAAATCTATTTCATATGGTAAAAACATAATTGTAAATCTTTTACCCAATCTAAATGATTATAAAGGCACTATTGAATGGCTAACCTTCTTGTTACAAACAGAACTTGTTGAATCGGACCTAGATTCAATATATAGTGAAGTTATTAACAAACTTGAACAGAAGACGATTCCGGAAATAAATAAGGAAGTAAAGAACATTAAGGATGGTTCATCTTTCAAATCTTATTTTGAAAAAAAGAAAAAGTCATTAAATAAGATAAGTTTTGTTTTATGGGCGTTGGGTGAAATTGAAAAACTTCCTAATGCTGTTAACCAAGCAGAAGTCGATATATGGCGTTTTGATATTTTACCATCTTTACATTGGCAGGCTTTACAACAGGTTATAACAAAGCTCTTTTCTGAACAAGGTCCAACAAAACAAGTTGAAGAATCCTACAAGCATTTAATTAGCCTAGGATGGGAAATCACAACAAAAGATGAATTGGAAAGAGTTATAGATTTCCTTTCCTCCTTTACAATAAAATTTCCTTTCATTGGATTTTCAGAGGCCGATTTTAAGTGCATAATTAATCAGTTCTATATTGAATTGTATAATAAAGGGCTGCTAAAAGAATTGACAGATGATCGTATTAAGCAATGTATCGAGGAAATACAATCAGACTCTGATAAAGCCCTTTTTATAGAGAAACAAACGCCTGAGAAAATACTCTCGTTTTACAATTTATTTCCTGGTCTATCAAGCTATAGGGAGAATTATTTTGCTGGTATACTGGATGCTGAAATTTCAAAAATCGAATTCTTGTGCTTTGACTTAGAATCCGATGGTGAGAATATAATTGAATTTGCCTGGAAAAGCAGATCAGAAGTAAAAAGTGAAGCAGATTTTAAGCAGCAGGAAGATGGGATTACGGAACTTGTATGGCTCTTAAATTCGGGCACCTTAATTATTGGTCAGAACATTAAAGAGTTTGACTTATCAGTTTTAGCTAATCATGGAGCTTCTCCTTCTTCTGATTGTATTTGGGATACTCTCGAGGTAGAAATGTTACTTAATCCCGGGCGATTTAGTTACGGACTTAAAACTCAACACAGTGCAACATCAGATACGGAGCTTACTTATCGTTTATTCAAAAATCAGTTATCAAGGATAATTGTTCTGCAAAGCAGTTTATCTGCTGTTAAAGAATTATTACCAGCAAAAGCTATCGAAGCAATTAACCTAGTTGGCAGCAATCCAAATTGGGATTTGTTGGATTATGAATATTTTGTAAAGCAATCAAATGAGTTTTTCCGTCCCAATCCGACAAACCAGAATATTTCTGAGCAAACATTTAATCAGCTCACACAAAAATTAAAAGAAGAGGGAAACAAGGTCGTAATTGCTCCCGAATTTTTATGGAACACATTATCCCATCAATTCGACCTCACATTTTATTCGGATAGTAAGTCCTTTGGCTTTTGCTTGAACAAAAATAAAATTGAAGCCAGTATTAGTGATGATAAGTTGCTAAAAGCAATTCTTTTACGTTTTGTAGATTTATATACTTCAAAAGGATTACAGCCTTATTTTCAGCACCTGCCTATTGCAATAAGATTAAAGTTAAACGGTGAGCAGGCTACTTTAATTTGTGACTATATTGAGGTTGATTTTGAAAGTATTAATCACAAACCTATCTGCGTTAAACCAACTGATATAGAAATTCTTAAAAAGCAGAAGCATAATTTTTCAGATTTAAAAGTAATTGTGGTTGGAAATGAATTGTACAACTTAACAAGTAAATTACAATTAGGCCAAGACCTTGATTTTGCTACAATTTTCGACCGATTGAAAAATGAACCCATTTGGCTGCAAATGTCAGGTGGTAAAAGTTTTATTGGTCTCGAGCAAAGTCATTGCAGGCAACTGGGTATTACGGAATTTCCTGAGTTTATTCAAAATATTTGGTTAGAAAAAATTGGAAAGGGTAAATTCAAAGTATGGTGTAATATAAACTTTGATACATGTATAAACGATTTGCCGCTTAATGAAGCTTCCTATATTGATTGGGTAGATGAAAACTTTACGAAAACAAAGTCATTCATAATAAGGCCAGATGCCAGGAAGTCCGGTTATATAGCAGAACAAAAAAGGGTAAATCCTGAATCATTGTATAGGAAAATATATTGGGTATATCAATTCAAATTATTTGAGGGCATTGGCAATACAAACAATCCAAAAGTTTTAATAGTAAACGATGAATCGGAAATTGAAAAGCTATCCGCTTATGCAAGGCGGAAAGGGTACTATATTCCCGATACACA from Chitinophaga filiformis carries:
- a CDS encoding helix-turn-helix transcriptional regulator encodes the protein MAKKEKVNLNRLRIVLAEKNKTNRWLADQLGVTEGTVSKWATNTHQPSLETLYQVSLLFKIDIHELIESTIPKK
- a CDS encoding restriction endonuclease codes for the protein MAKITPENIELYCVRADFGTYTRQFIEGSYVAIGWLVEYNLSEIKSRDELYPLYKSTYPKDTSNVVVGQQVGQIARFLLEIKAGDYVITPAQNTEYIYYGIIDENAYYFSDGADGCPYLHRKKVKWNKEPIQRSQFSVPFQNTIRSSLTVFYISHKKNFFSTIGKPELVPESEKKIEFDYYTSILNRILELDDKEFEILITHILNALGFEGSEHQGKVGDGGVDATGELNVANMAKIKLFVQAKRYKLGSRINANVVKALRANIPAGGQGAFITTADFQKQAKDIAVEQGFPRIGLINGPQLVDILAEHWGEIPVEFKVKLNLKIGLVPN
- a CDS encoding abortive infection family protein, translated to MKKVIEQYGRWSELTILILRIEAHIESDFSNSLENAKSLLETIGKEICTLKGHTLNPNSTINGVLKNAFSVLGYSNTNLVNQISSALATIGQQVGELRNEIGITSHGRSLAEIRERNNRVNILTREFLINTVEIISCFLIRSFENENPRQPNEATENAVNYLEAEDFNEFWDDAFGEFQMGTYSYAASEILFNVDKQAYINEYNSFTQGETTEE
- a CDS encoding restriction endonuclease subunit S, with translation MNEWKEYKLGEILNLITKGTTPPKGVGFVDKGINYIKSDAIGYDRKFDKSKIVQIDNKTHEKFKRSQLAEDDILFSMAGIYLGKNAIVPKDILPANTNQALAILRINQEIASPSYVSLYLSQQNVVEFVNNMSGQSAQPNLNFEEIKSIEIQLPSLPEQKAISSILNSLDDKIELLHRQNATLEKMAETLFRQWFEVEAKEDWEDTTLQQHTDTVRGLSYKGSGLAEIGKGLPMHNLNSVNEGGGYKYEGIKFYTGEYKDRHIIFPGEIIVTNTEQGHEFRLIGFPAIVPNSFGNKGLFSQHIYKLVPKEDSYLSRQYIYYLLLSSNMREQIIAATNGSTVNMLAIDGLQRPEFKLPPQSLVKKFTEIVSKYWEKKDLNQTQIRTLTALRDALLPKLMSGEVRVQIN
- a CDS encoding HEPN domain-containing protein; the protein is MNTPLNKRILSNWPAWHQQPFRLTCNEINNPRHILKEFFTWYTLSDIRLCLKEWLTDALRAEDVEALEYVTLHDNIEKLIEAAWLILGNESVGPIDTEDDTKTETPIIPLTPEVLQPEGDPLERIIDIIVKVTEAEKIFLLDARGNDNAGHASQYDLLILLPGKSQQPHKELQETIETACKDIADVMISFSKAVEIYRLIREGHIFYSLVCTTENMVYDDGRFPLPISIITNLEVMKIKAQEDFYKTFRIARLFLDGAGHFSQIRVADIAAFMLHQAAEHCLRAILYALTGHNYVTHNLRRLLRFTRQCAPKLYDAHPFSTRKDKDLFQLLYKAYVNARYKDDFKIEHLELQELFTLIHELHLKTEQIFQEKMDSLTNKFTQHD
- a CDS encoding type I restriction-modification system subunit M; translation: MAKQKGKTEEPVEKQSLGKLEASLWKAADKLRKNIDAAEYKHIVLGLIFLKYISDAFEELYAKLKADEANGADPEDKDEYRAENVFFVPKEARWAFLRSKAKLPEIGKFVDSAMDAIEKENNSLKGVLPKVFARQNLDPTSLGELIDLVGNIALGDVKARSADVLGHVFEYFLGEFALAEGKKGGQFYTPRSVVELLVEMLEPYKGRVFDPCCGSGGMFVQSEKFVADHQGRVNDISIYGQESNQTTWRLAKMNLAIRGIDSSQVKWNSEGSFLNDAHKDLKADYIIANPPFNVSDWGGELMRTDGRWQYGVPPVGNANFAWLQHFIYHLSPSGQAGVVLSKGALTSKTSGEGDIRKALVEAGLIDCIVNLPAKLFLNTQIPAALWFLGRNRKNGKYRNRNQEILFIDARNLGHLINRRTRELSLEDIQKIVETYHNWRNPKGKYEDIPGFCASALIDKVRSLDYVLTPGRYVGLPDEEDDFNFNERFNVLKVELELQLKEEVRLNKIIADNLLKIQTNE